From Syngnathoides biaculeatus isolate LvHL_M chromosome 19, ASM1980259v1, whole genome shotgun sequence, a single genomic window includes:
- the tfr1b gene encoding transferrin receptor 1b: protein MDQVKATVDNMIKSIQYSRFTLQRDDESDRHVEMKLSDDDGGEHVEAGHGDGSPSFRPAPRGGGKRVLCLLALGVVVVFAIGCLLGSLISKNSGTAAVGCSTQSTPTGVAAEQEKQKLDRDQGQDDDEEIPHDRAPLSWNEIGKLLDDKLTGQAFDARLKTFDVPTRSAGGEGDVRLANAIVDEFKALAMEGWTDVHYVQLQKPDSKRPNVVTFGADVFKPDGYLAYSATGKVEGKLVYAAYGRREDFDAVRKNDVKVNGSVLLLRAGNLSFAQQVANAEALGASAVLVYPDPADYSFLADTALYGHVHLGSGDPYTPGFPSFNHTQFPPTRSSALPGILAQTVTFNTAKILLERIGGPGKMGGVENVTVEVNNALVNTEIHNVFGVLEGFVDSDEYVVLGAQRDAWGEGYARAAVGCSVLMELAKAFKDLVERDGVRPRRSLVFASWGAGEYGSVGATEFLEGYLTSINRKLISYISLDGLVMGRGGFVASASPLLYSLLENTMKQVKSPLGTGSVYDMAGKSKWEANVLRPMSTDDPAYPFLAVAGVPAISFHFISPKVETYAYYGTCMDTADHLNYNTAHMTGETAAQAAQLAGRLALRLVHDHLLNLDVRKYRNVLGKAVYRVYKNIQQLVRSGELKDVDPNWLSSASGSFSRATANLNALILNSDLSDERLCRRINEKLMSVESNFLSPYVSPADAPFRHLLLGRGRHTMASLAETRDPRELRTQLALATWNIKMCANALVGDIWKNDNQI from the exons ATGGATCAAGTGAAGGCCACGGTGGACAACATG ATCAAAAGCATCCAGTACAGCAGGTTCACCCTGCAGCGCGACGACGAGTCCGACCGCCACGTGGAGATGAAGCTCtccgacgacgacggcggcgagcACGTCGAGGCCGGGCACGGGGACGGCTCTCCCAGCTTCCGGCCGGCGCCTCGCGGCGGCGGCAAGCGCGTCCTCTGCCTGCTGGCGTTGGGCGTCGTGGTCGTCTTTGCCATCG GCTGCTTACTGGGCTCCCTGATCTCAAAGAATTCCGGCACGGCGGCCGTCGGCTGCTCGACTCAGTCGACGCCGACGGGGGTTGCGGCCGAACAAGAGAAACAGAAATTGGACCGGGACCAGGGAcaagacgacgacgaggagaTTCCGCACGACCGAGCCCCGCTCAGCTGGAATGAGATCGGCAAGCTCCTCGACGACAAACTCACCGGCCAAGCTTTCGACGCGCGTCTCAA GACGTTCGACGTGCCGACGCGCTCCGCGGGCGGCGAGGGCGACGTCCGACTGGCCAACGCCATCGTGGACGAGTTCAAGGCGCTCGCCATGGAGGGCTGGACCGACGTCCACTACGTCCAGCTGCAGAAGCCCGACAG CAAGCGTCCCAACGTCGTGACTTTCGGCGCCGACGTCTTCAAGCCCGACGGTTATCTGGCGTACAGCGCCACCGGCAAAGTCGAG GGCAAGCTGGTGTACGCCGCCTACGGCCGTCGCGAGGATTTCGACGCCGTCCGGAAGAACGACGTGAAGGTGAACGGCAGCGTGTTGCTGTTGAGAGCGGGAAACCTCAGCTTTGCCCAACAG GTGGCCAACGCCGAGGCCCTCGGAGCCTCGGCCGTGCTCGTCTACCCCGACCCGGCAGATTACAGCTTCCTGGCCGACACGGCGCTTTACGGCCAC GTTCACCTGGGCTCAGGCGACCCGTACACCCCGGGGTTCCCGTCTTTCAACCACACCCAGTTCCCGCCGACCCGCTCGTCCGCCCTCCCCGGCATCCTGGCCCAAACCGTCACGTTCAACACGGCCAAAATCCTCCTGGA GAGGATCGGCGGCCCGGGCAAGATGGGAGGTGTGGAGAACGTCACCGTGGAAGTCAACAACGCGCTGGTCAATACGGAGATCCACAACGTGTTCGGCGTCCTTGAAGGATTCGTCGATTCCG ACGAGTACGTGGTCCTGGGAGCGCAGAGGGACGCGTGGGGCGAAGGCTACGCCCGGGCTGCCGTCGGTTGCTCGGTTCTGATGGAGCTGGCCAAGGCCTTTAAAGACTTGGTGGAGAGAG ACGGTGTTCGGCCCAGAAGGAGCTTGGTGTTTGCGAGCTGGGGTGCCGGAGAATACGGAAGCGTCGGAGCGACGGAATTTCTGGAG GGTTATCTGACCTCCATCAACAGAAAGCTGATCTCCTACATAAGCCTGGACGGCTTGGTCATGG GTCGCGGTGGATTCGTGGCGTCGGCGAGCCCGCTGCTCTACAGCCTGCTGGAGAACACGATGAAGCAG GTGAAGAGTCCGCTCGGTACCGGCAGCGTGTACGATATGGCGGGAAAGAGTAAATGGGAGGCCAACGT CTTGAGGCCAATGTCCACGGACGACCCCGCGTATCCCTTCCTGGCCGTCGCCGGCGTTCCGGCCATCTCCTTCCACTTCATCTCTCCCAAG GTGGAGACCTACGCCTACTACGGCACCTGCATGGACACCGCGGACCACCTCAACTACAACACGGCCCACATGACGGGCGAGACGGCGGCGCAGGCGGCGCAGCTGGCGGGCCGCTTGGCCCTCCGCCTGGTGCACGACCACCTCCTCAATCTGGACGTCAGAAAGTACCGTAACGTCCTCGGCAAAGCAGTCTACCGGGTCTACAAGAACATCCAACAGCTTGTCCGG AGCGGCGAGCTGAAGGACGTGGACCCCAACTGGCTGAGCAGCGCGTCCGGCTCGTTTTCGAGAGCGACGGCTAACCTGAACGCGCTCATCTTGAACAGCGACTTGAGCGACGAGAGACTCTGTCGCCGCATCAACGAGAAGCTCATGAGC GTGGAGAGCAACTTCCTGTCGCCGTACGTGTCCCCCGCGGACGCCCCCTTCCGCCACCTCCTGCTGGGCCGAGGCAGGCACACGATGGCGTCCCTCGCCGAGACCCGAGACCCCCGGGAGCTCCGCACCCAGCTGGCGTTGGCCACCTGGAACATCAAAATGTGCGCCAACGCCTTGGTCGGCGACATCTGGAAAAACGACAATCAAATCTAG